In Halomarina ordinaria, one genomic interval encodes:
- a CDS encoding DUF2249 domain-containing protein, with the protein MSADLDTDADEVLDVRKIDGQPFDPIMTALGELPEGETLLLVNSFEPEPLYEVLTERGFEYETEQRGPGQWHVRIEHA; encoded by the coding sequence ATGAGTGCCGACCTAGACACAGATGCAGACGAAGTACTCGATGTCCGAAAGATAGACGGTCAACCGTTCGATCCGATTATGACCGCACTTGGCGAACTTCCCGAGGGAGAGACGCTGTTGCTCGTCAACAGTTTCGAACCCGAACCGCTGTATGAGGTCCTGACTGAGCGCGGGTTCGAGTACGAAACTGAGCAGCGTGGTCCGGGCCAGTGGCATGTCCGTATTGAACACGCTTGA